The window ACCAGTGGGCGACCGCAGGCATCGGATCCAGACTCTGGCTTTCAGCAATCGCTTTCATCGCACCACAGTTGGAGTGCCCACAGATAACGATATCCGTCACGCCTAACGCCACGACCGCGTATTCGATGGTGGCAGATACACCGCCCGGTTCCGGGCCAAAAGAAGGGACGATATTGCCCGCGTTGCGGATAACGAAAAGCTGTCCTGGCTCTTGCTGCGTAACCAGTTCTGGCACCAGACGACTGTCTGAGCAGGAGATGAAAAGTGCTTTAGGATTCTGGCTGGAGGCCAGGCTGCGAAAGAGTTCCTTACGTTGAGGGAAAATCTCTTTTTGGAAGTTGAGGAAGCCCTCAATGATATGTTGCATAGCAGTGTCTCTTTTCTCTGTTTAAGCAGGTTATGATGAAGATCACACTTTCCAGTTTAACACTCGCGCAGAGAAGAGGAAGTATTTATAGCCGGTCAGGGCATATCTTTGGGGTATTTTGCCCTGACTTAGCAGGGCAAATATTGGGTATAGCGCTACGCGTCCAGCCTCTTCTGGTATGCCTTTTTGAGTCTGTCCATGGCCTCCTCCAGTACAGAACGCGGACAACCAACGTTTAATCGCATATGGCCTTCTCCGCCAGGACCATATTGATAACCTGGCGACAGGCCAAGCCGGGCATCATGGACAAAAAAAGCGCTCAGTTGCTCATCACTGAGGCCCATTTTTTCAGCATTCAGAAACAGCAGATAGGATGCGCCGCCATACAGAATCGAGATCAAGGGGCAGTGCTTTTCAATTTCATCTTTTACATACGCTATATTGTCAGCCAGATAGGTCAATAATTTCTGGTGCCAGTCACTGCAGTGAGTATAGGCACTGTAGATGGCCGCCTGCTGTAACGAATGGGTCTCGGCGAGGTAGCAGTTATCAAGAAAATGATAGAACCGTTCGCGCAGTTCATCGTTCTTGATAATGGCGATACCGCCTTGTATCGCTGCGGTATTAAAAGTTTTGCTGATAGAGGCAAGTACGATCGATTGACTGTTTAACCTTTCATTGAGGGTGAAAAATGGGTGGTGTGTTTTGCCAGGTAAGGTCAAATCGCAGTGAACTTCATCCGCGATCACGATGACGCCCGCGTCGTGACAATAGTCACTTATTCTTTCAAGCGTCTCGCGGCGCCATACCATCCCGCCGGGATTATGCGGAGAAGGAAAAAGAAACATTTTGCATGTTTTAAGCTTCTCAGTGAAATCATGCCAGTCAAATTCGTAACCGCCATCCTTCTCAATTAGGCGAGTTTGAACCAGATTTCTGCCGCTGGTTTTGACCAGGTTGGGGTAGGGGTCATATATTGGGCTGCAGGTCAATATATTGTCCCCTGAACGGGTGAGAGCCATCAATGATAGTACGATGGTTTTGATGACCCCCGGAACAAAATGTACCCAGTGCGCCTGAACGGTACTGTCATACTGTTGCGCATACCAATGAATAACCGCTTCTTTCCACTGTGGGTAATCCAGATTATAGCCCTGAACGGGCTGTTCTATAACAGCCCGTAGCGTATTCAGAATAGGTTCTGGTGTGGCAAAATCCATATCTGCAATCCACAGCGGTAATACATCATTGGTACCGTACATCTGTTGTAATTGCCCGTACTTACGACAATTAACATCCCTTGTGACAATATCGTCAAATAAAGACATTGCTGACTCCTGGCAGGTCTCTAAAAATAAAATTTAAGTAACACAAAATTAGCGAAGTCTATTTATGTACAGAACGAGGCTAGGATTTTTGTTCAACTCTATACTCAGCGTCGTCATTGGATTCATACTTAGCGATACCAATACCTGTCGCCGCCCACAGCAGTGCAAAGATGACCCCGCTGTAGCATAAGATTGCCCAAGGTAAATAATCGAGGGTGGCGACGCCCAGCATCGTGGCACAGTAAACACCGGAAGCAGACCAGGGAATAATGGGTTCAACGACTGTCCCGGCGTCTTCTGTCGTTCGAGAAAGGTTTTTTGCCGCAAGACCCCGTTTTTTATACTCATCTTTAAAGGCATCACCACACAACAATAGAGGTAACGTGCCGTTTGCCGTACAGGCGCAGATGGTGAACGTGGTAACAATAGTGGTGGCAACCAGACGAAATGTGGATTTAACCCCTTTCGTCAGTGCGTTAATGACGGTGTGTAGAGAGCCTGTGGCACTC of the Citrobacter freundii genome contains:
- a CDS encoding MalY/PatB family protein, coding for MSLFDDIVTRDVNCRKYGQLQQMYGTNDVLPLWIADMDFATPEPILNTLRAVIEQPVQGYNLDYPQWKEAVIHWYAQQYDSTVQAHWVHFVPGVIKTIVLSLMALTRSGDNILTCSPIYDPYPNLVKTSGRNLVQTRLIEKDGGYEFDWHDFTEKLKTCKMFLFPSPHNPGGMVWRRETLERISDYCHDAGVIVIADEVHCDLTLPGKTHHPFFTLNERLNSQSIVLASISKTFNTAAIQGGIAIIKNDELRERFYHFLDNCYLAETHSLQQAAIYSAYTHCSDWHQKLLTYLADNIAYVKDEIEKHCPLISILYGGASYLLFLNAEKMGLSDEQLSAFFVHDARLGLSPGYQYGPGGEGHMRLNVGCPRSVLEEAMDRLKKAYQKRLDA
- a CDS encoding carbonic anhydrase, which gives rise to MQHIIEGFLNFQKEIFPQRKELFRSLASSQNPKALFISCSDSRLVPELVTQQEPGQLFVIRNAGNIVPSFGPEPGGVSATIEYAVVALGVTDIVICGHSNCGAMKAIAESQSLDPMPAVAHWLHYADAAKAVVEKKTWDNAIDKVNAMVEENVIAQLNNIKTHPSVAVGLRNNALRLHGWVYDIESGEIRTLDKNSKTYVSLADNPQVHFE